In a single window of the Equus quagga isolate Etosha38 chromosome 7, UCLA_HA_Equagga_1.0, whole genome shotgun sequence genome:
- the C1QTNF8 gene encoding complement C1q tumor necrosis factor-related protein 8, protein MGAREEPRPAPGSSGSHRVVVLRVAAPALLLLLALPARAWPGLGLPRRPCVHCCRPAWPPAAPGPHAPMSDGEEWVWPPRVQPTIDISILKGAKGEAGLRGRTGRSGKEGPPGSRGPRGRKGQKGQAGPPGAPCQRAYAAFSVGRREGLHSSDDFQAVTFDTELVNLDSAFDLASGRFLCAVPGIYFLSLNVHTWNYKETYLHVMCNRRATAVLYAQPSERSVMQTQSLLLPLDAGDTVWVRMFQRDRDNAIYGEHGDLYITFSGHLVKPATEL, encoded by the exons ATGGGGGCCAGAGAGGAGCCCCGGCCTGCCCCTGGGTCCAGCGGCTCCCACAGGGTGGTGGTGCTGAGAG tggcagcccctgccctcctgctcctcctggcaTTGCCTGcccgggcctggcctggcctggggctgccccGGAGGCCGTGTGTGCACTGCTGCCGCCCCGCCTGGCCGCCGGCCGCCCCTGGCCCGCACGCCCCCATGAGCGACGGGGAGGAGTGGGTGTGGCCGCCTCGTGTGCAGCCCACCATCGACATCTCAATCCTCAAAG GTGCAAAGGGCGAAGCAGGGCTTAGAGGTCGCACCGGCAGGAGTGGGAAGGAGGGCCCGCCAGGCTCCCGGGGCCCCCGCGGCCGCAAGGGTCAGAAGGGGCAGGCGGGGCCGCCAGGCGCCCCATGCCAGCGAGCCTACGCGGCCTTCTCGGTGGGCCGGCGAGAGGGGCTGCACAGCTCCGACGACTTCCAGGCCGTGACCTTCGACACGGAGCTGGTGAACCTGGACAGCGCCTTTGACCTGGCCTCCGGTCGCTTCCTCTGTGCTGTGCCCGGCATCTACTTCCTCAGCCTCAACGTGCACACCTGGAACTACAAGGAGACCTATCTGCACGTCATGTGCAACCGGCGGGCCACCGCCGTGCTGTACGCGCAGCCCAGCGAGCGCAGCGTCATGCAGACCCAGAgcctgctgctgccgctggaTGCCGGCGACACCGTCTGGGTGCGCATGTTCCAGCGTGACCGTGACAACGCCATCTACGGTGAGCACGGCGACCTCTACATCACCTTCAGCGGCCACCTGGTCAAGCCAGCCACTGAGCTCTAG
- the TEKT4 gene encoding tektin-4 isoform X2, which yields MAQTDVLLTKQPAPQTVPACELPRKLYDVARNTGAYTSSGLATAGFRTAKYLVDEWFQNCYARYHQAFADRDQSERQRHESRQLAAETEALAQRTQEDSTKKVGQRLQDTHCWKSELQREVHDLVAETDLLLAQKQRLERALDTTAVPFSIATDNLQCRQRRQHPDLVRDHVEVELLKEAELIRNIQELLKRTIMQAVNQIRLNREHKETCEMDWSDKVEAYNIDDTCARYHNQSTDVQFHPHSTKFEESASTPETWAKFTQENLCRAEREHLASANLRGLIDCILRDTSEDLRLQCDAVNLAFGNRCEELEDARHKLEHHLRKTLREITDQEHNVAALKQAIKDKEAPLKVAQTRLYQRSLRPNVELCRDTAQFRLVSEVEQLNASLAALREKLLEAEQSLRNLEDTRMSLEKDIAVKTNSLFIDRQKCMTHRARYPTVLQLAGYQ from the exons ATGGCGCAGACAGACGTGCTCCTGACCAAGCAGCCCGCCCCGCAGACGGTGCCGGCATGCGAGCTGCCCCGCAAGCTGTACGATGTGGCCCGCAACACGGGCGCCTACACGTCCTCGGGCCTGGCCACCGCCGGCTTCCGCACGGCCAAGTACCTGGTGGACGAGTGGTTCCAGAACTGCTACGCCCGCTACCACCAGGCCTTCGCCGACCGTGACCAGTCGGAGCGGCAGCGCCACGAAAGCCGGCAGCTGGCGGCCGAGACGGAGGCGCTGGCCCAGCGCACGCAGGAGGACTCCACCAAGAAGGTGGGCCAGCGGCTGCAGGACACGCACTGCTGGAAGTCGGAGCTGCAGCGCGAGGTGCACGACCTGGTGGCCGAGACCGACCTGCTGCTGGCGCAGAAGCAGCGGCTGGAGCGCGCCCTGGACACCACGGCCGTGCCCTTCAGCATCGCCACTGACAACCTGCAGTGTCGCCAGCGGCGCCAGCACCCCGACCTCGTGCGCGACCACGTGGAGGTGGAGTTGCTGAAG GAGGCCGAGCTCATCCGGAACATTCAGGAGCTCCTGAAAAGGACAATCATGCAGGCCGTGAACCAGATCCG GCTGAACCGGGAGCACAAGGAGACGTGCGAGATGGACTGGTCCGACAAGGTGGAGGCCTACAACATCGACGACACCTGCGCGCGCTACCACAACCAGAGCACCGACGTGCAGTTCCACCCGCACTCCACCAAGTTCGAGGAGAG TGCCTCCACGCCTGAGACGTGGGCCAAGTTCACCCAGGAAAACCTGTGCCGGGCGGAGCGCGAGCACCTGGCCTCGGCCAACCTGCGGGGGCTCATCGACTGCATCCTGCGGGACACGTCCGAGGACCTGAGGCTGCAGTGTGACGCCGTGAACCTGGCCTTTGGGAACCGCTGCGAGGAGCTGGAGGACGCGCGCCACAAGCTGGAGCACCACCTGCGCAAG ACACTGCGAGAGATCACGGACCAGGAGCACAATGTCGCAGCGCTGAAGCAGGCCATCAAGGACAAGGAGGCCCCTCTGAAGGTGGCTCAGACCCGCCTGTACCAGCGCTCCCTCCGGCCCAACGTAGAGCTGTGTCGGGACACCGCCCAGTTCAG GCTGGTGAGCGAGGTGGAACAGCTGAACGCATCCCTTGCAGCACTGAGGGAGAAGCTTCTGGAAGCGGAGCAGTCGCTGCGCAACCTGGAGGATACACGCATGAGCCTGGAGAAGGACATCGCCGTCAAGACCAACAGCCTCTTCATCGACCGCCAGAAGTGCATGACCCACCGCGCCCGCTACCCCACCGTCCTCCAGTTGGCCGGCTACCagtga
- the TEKT4 gene encoding tektin-4 isoform X1 → MAQTDVLLTKQPAPQTVPACELPRKLYDVARNTGAYTSSGLATAGFRTAKYLVDEWFQNCYARYHQAFADRDQSERQRHESRQLAAETEALAQRTQEDSTKKVGQRLQDTHCWKSELQREVHDLVAETDLLLAQKQRLERALDTTAVPFSIATDNLQCRQRRQHPDLVRDHVEVELLKEAELIRNIQELLKRTIMQAVNQIRLNREHKETCEMDWSDKVEAYNIDDTCARYHNQSTDVQFHPHSTKFEESASTPETWAKFTQENLCRAEREHLASANLRGLIDCILRDTSEDLRLQCDAVNLAFGNRCEELEDARHKLEHHLRKTLREITDQEHNVAALKQAIKDKEAPLKVAQTRLYQRSLRPNVELCRDTAQFRKWGPLSACSKGVCPAVRNRGAQSLRAQLPLLVSEVEQLNASLAALREKLLEAEQSLRNLEDTRMSLEKDIAVKTNSLFIDRQKCMTHRARYPTVLQLAGYQ, encoded by the exons ATGGCGCAGACAGACGTGCTCCTGACCAAGCAGCCCGCCCCGCAGACGGTGCCGGCATGCGAGCTGCCCCGCAAGCTGTACGATGTGGCCCGCAACACGGGCGCCTACACGTCCTCGGGCCTGGCCACCGCCGGCTTCCGCACGGCCAAGTACCTGGTGGACGAGTGGTTCCAGAACTGCTACGCCCGCTACCACCAGGCCTTCGCCGACCGTGACCAGTCGGAGCGGCAGCGCCACGAAAGCCGGCAGCTGGCGGCCGAGACGGAGGCGCTGGCCCAGCGCACGCAGGAGGACTCCACCAAGAAGGTGGGCCAGCGGCTGCAGGACACGCACTGCTGGAAGTCGGAGCTGCAGCGCGAGGTGCACGACCTGGTGGCCGAGACCGACCTGCTGCTGGCGCAGAAGCAGCGGCTGGAGCGCGCCCTGGACACCACGGCCGTGCCCTTCAGCATCGCCACTGACAACCTGCAGTGTCGCCAGCGGCGCCAGCACCCCGACCTCGTGCGCGACCACGTGGAGGTGGAGTTGCTGAAG GAGGCCGAGCTCATCCGGAACATTCAGGAGCTCCTGAAAAGGACAATCATGCAGGCCGTGAACCAGATCCG GCTGAACCGGGAGCACAAGGAGACGTGCGAGATGGACTGGTCCGACAAGGTGGAGGCCTACAACATCGACGACACCTGCGCGCGCTACCACAACCAGAGCACCGACGTGCAGTTCCACCCGCACTCCACCAAGTTCGAGGAGAG TGCCTCCACGCCTGAGACGTGGGCCAAGTTCACCCAGGAAAACCTGTGCCGGGCGGAGCGCGAGCACCTGGCCTCGGCCAACCTGCGGGGGCTCATCGACTGCATCCTGCGGGACACGTCCGAGGACCTGAGGCTGCAGTGTGACGCCGTGAACCTGGCCTTTGGGAACCGCTGCGAGGAGCTGGAGGACGCGCGCCACAAGCTGGAGCACCACCTGCGCAAG ACACTGCGAGAGATCACGGACCAGGAGCACAATGTCGCAGCGCTGAAGCAGGCCATCAAGGACAAGGAGGCCCCTCTGAAGGTGGCTCAGACCCGCCTGTACCAGCGCTCCCTCCGGCCCAACGTAGAGCTGTGTCGGGACACCGCCCAGTTCAG GAAATGGGGGCCTCTCTCCGCTTGCTCCAAAGGAGTCTGTCCCGCTGTCAGGAATAGAGGAGCCCAGAGCCTCCGTGCGCAGCTGCCATT GCTGGTGAGCGAGGTGGAACAGCTGAACGCATCCCTTGCAGCACTGAGGGAGAAGCTTCTGGAAGCGGAGCAGTCGCTGCGCAACCTGGAGGATACACGCATGAGCCTGGAGAAGGACATCGCCGTCAAGACCAACAGCCTCTTCATCGACCGCCAGAAGTGCATGACCCACCGCGCCCGCTACCCCACCGTCCTCCAGTTGGCCGGCTACCagtga
- the TEKT4 gene encoding tektin-4 isoform X3: MAQTDVLLTKQPAPQTVPACELPRKLYDVARNTGAYTSSGLATAGFRTAKYLVDEWFQNCYARYHQAFADRDQSERQRHESRQLAAETEALAQRTQEDSTKKVGQRLQDTHCWKSELQREVHDLVAETDLLLAQKQRLERALDTTAVPFSIATDNLQCRQRRQHPDLVRDHVEVELLKEAELIRNIQELLKRTIMQAVNQIRLNREHKETCEMDWSDKVEAYNIDDTCARYHNQSTDVQFHPHSTKFEESASTPETWAKFTQENLCRAEREHLASANLRGLIDCILRDTSEDLRLQCDAVNLAFGNRCEELEDARHKLEHHLRKTLREITDQEHNVAALKQAIKDKEAPLKVAQTRLYQRSLRPNVELCRDTAQFRSLSRCQE, translated from the exons ATGGCGCAGACAGACGTGCTCCTGACCAAGCAGCCCGCCCCGCAGACGGTGCCGGCATGCGAGCTGCCCCGCAAGCTGTACGATGTGGCCCGCAACACGGGCGCCTACACGTCCTCGGGCCTGGCCACCGCCGGCTTCCGCACGGCCAAGTACCTGGTGGACGAGTGGTTCCAGAACTGCTACGCCCGCTACCACCAGGCCTTCGCCGACCGTGACCAGTCGGAGCGGCAGCGCCACGAAAGCCGGCAGCTGGCGGCCGAGACGGAGGCGCTGGCCCAGCGCACGCAGGAGGACTCCACCAAGAAGGTGGGCCAGCGGCTGCAGGACACGCACTGCTGGAAGTCGGAGCTGCAGCGCGAGGTGCACGACCTGGTGGCCGAGACCGACCTGCTGCTGGCGCAGAAGCAGCGGCTGGAGCGCGCCCTGGACACCACGGCCGTGCCCTTCAGCATCGCCACTGACAACCTGCAGTGTCGCCAGCGGCGCCAGCACCCCGACCTCGTGCGCGACCACGTGGAGGTGGAGTTGCTGAAG GAGGCCGAGCTCATCCGGAACATTCAGGAGCTCCTGAAAAGGACAATCATGCAGGCCGTGAACCAGATCCG GCTGAACCGGGAGCACAAGGAGACGTGCGAGATGGACTGGTCCGACAAGGTGGAGGCCTACAACATCGACGACACCTGCGCGCGCTACCACAACCAGAGCACCGACGTGCAGTTCCACCCGCACTCCACCAAGTTCGAGGAGAG TGCCTCCACGCCTGAGACGTGGGCCAAGTTCACCCAGGAAAACCTGTGCCGGGCGGAGCGCGAGCACCTGGCCTCGGCCAACCTGCGGGGGCTCATCGACTGCATCCTGCGGGACACGTCCGAGGACCTGAGGCTGCAGTGTGACGCCGTGAACCTGGCCTTTGGGAACCGCTGCGAGGAGCTGGAGGACGCGCGCCACAAGCTGGAGCACCACCTGCGCAAG ACACTGCGAGAGATCACGGACCAGGAGCACAATGTCGCAGCGCTGAAGCAGGCCATCAAGGACAAGGAGGCCCCTCTGAAGGTGGCTCAGACCCGCCTGTACCAGCGCTCCCTCCGGCCCAACGTAGAGCTGTGTCGGGACACCGCCCAGTTCAG GAGTCTGTCCCGCTGTCAGGAATAG